A genomic window from Streptomyces sp. NBC_00234 includes:
- a CDS encoding MFS transporter, whose protein sequence is MTTDPALAGRKEWLALAVLALPLLLVSMDISILFFAVPAISADLSPTGTQLLWVFDIYAFVLAGLLITMGSVGDRMGRRKLLMTGTVFFGGASLIAAYASSAGMLIGARALLGVGGACLLPSTLSLIRSIFTDATQRAKALGVWSAVLISGVSLGPVLSGVMLEFFWWGSVFLINAPVMVLLLVLAPRLLPEFKDPQPGPFDAVSCLLSLGAILPVIYGIKELGTDGVEVVPVVAIAAGLVVAFLFVLRQRTAATPLLDLSLLRTRAFRGGVAFAMVAAWVMIGFAIFTTQYLQSVQGMSALEAALWSLTPSAGIFLATGVSTGLAQRVDHAFIVGGAFVLTAGGLLFLTQVRADSPLWMVLVGAGGLSAGVAATMPLLTGMVVGSAPPEKAGIASATLQTGQELGGAVGLATLGTLGSAVYRSSLDGSVPDGLPAAAQDAARETLAAAVLVAGELPDDMGGALLTAARESFTDGLNAAALAGAGVLLLASLLVVLLLRGAAGPAVAAVAGPSEAADGPDGPVASPEAANPVGTKS, encoded by the coding sequence ATGACGACCGATCCTGCCCTCGCAGGACGCAAAGAATGGCTGGCGCTCGCCGTCCTGGCGCTGCCGCTGCTGTTGGTGTCGATGGACATCTCCATCCTCTTCTTCGCCGTGCCGGCGATCAGCGCCGACCTGTCGCCCACCGGCACGCAACTGCTGTGGGTCTTCGACATCTACGCCTTCGTCCTGGCCGGGCTCCTCATCACGATGGGCTCGGTCGGCGACCGGATGGGCCGGCGCAAGCTGCTCATGACCGGCACGGTCTTCTTCGGCGGTGCCTCGCTGATCGCCGCCTACGCCTCCAGCGCGGGCATGCTGATCGGCGCCCGCGCCCTCCTCGGTGTCGGCGGCGCCTGCCTGCTGCCGTCCACGCTCTCGCTGATCCGCAGCATCTTCACCGACGCGACGCAGCGGGCCAAGGCCCTCGGTGTCTGGTCGGCCGTGCTGATCTCCGGTGTCTCCCTCGGCCCGGTGCTCTCCGGGGTGATGCTGGAGTTCTTCTGGTGGGGATCGGTGTTCCTCATCAACGCTCCGGTGATGGTGCTGCTCCTGGTCCTGGCGCCCCGGCTGCTGCCGGAGTTCAAGGACCCGCAGCCGGGACCGTTCGACGCCGTCAGCTGTCTGCTGTCGCTGGGTGCGATCCTCCCGGTCATCTACGGGATCAAGGAGCTCGGGACGGACGGCGTCGAGGTCGTGCCGGTGGTCGCGATCGCGGCCGGCCTGGTCGTCGCCTTCCTCTTCGTCCTGCGCCAACGCACGGCCGCCACACCGCTGCTGGACCTCTCGCTGCTGCGGACCCGCGCCTTCCGCGGCGGAGTGGCCTTCGCGATGGTCGCCGCCTGGGTGATGATCGGCTTCGCGATCTTCACCACCCAGTATCTGCAGTCGGTCCAGGGGATGTCGGCGCTGGAGGCCGCCCTGTGGAGCCTCACCCCGTCGGCCGGAATCTTCCTCGCCACCGGAGTGTCCACGGGCCTGGCGCAGCGCGTGGACCACGCGTTCATCGTGGGCGGTGCGTTCGTCCTCACCGCCGGCGGTCTGCTCTTCCTCACCCAGGTCCGTGCCGACTCCCCGCTGTGGATGGTGCTGGTCGGGGCGGGCGGGCTGTCCGCCGGTGTCGCCGCCACGATGCCCCTGCTCACCGGCATGGTCGTGGGCTCCGCTCCGCCGGAGAAGGCGGGCATCGCCTCCGCCACGCTCCAGACCGGACAGGAACTGGGCGGCGCGGTGGGTCTGGCGACCCTGGGCACGCTCGGCAGCGCGGTGTACCGCAGCAGTCTGGACGGCTCGGTCCCCGACGGGCTGCCTGCCGCGGCGCAGGACGCGGCGAGGGAAACCCTCGCGGCGGCAGTCCTGGTCGCCGGCGAACTCCCCGACGACATGGGCGGGGCGCTGCTCACCGCGGCGCGCGAGTCCTTCACCGACGGTCTGAACGCGGCGGCGCTGGCCGGCGCGGGCGTCCTGCTCCTCGCGTCCTTGCTGGTCGTGTTGCTGCTGCGGGGTGCCGCAGGGCCCGCCGTGGCGGCCGTGGCGGGACCGTCCGAGGCCGCGGACGGGCCGGACGGGCCGGTCGCTTCTCCCGAGGCCGCGAACCCTGTGGGAACGAAGAGCTGA
- a CDS encoding Fic family protein yields MTTDSLAAWCGVRDRIDWASAAGETPSPVGPAVDGLAAWCREGGRSSDPARGDRLLAALARSRADASHGRPLTCTLLTEWQRLVLGLPEVSFRQGDAFAKGGRERYALTPRTQRDFATCLRDSADPGVPPASRAARAYLDVAFFHPFPDGNARLALLTLAYVLELEGVRLDHVGPLQTTRYADDAAGAADLADLVSVLIRATHRRTVGHRR; encoded by the coding sequence GTGACCACTGACTCCTTGGCGGCCTGGTGCGGAGTCAGGGACCGGATCGACTGGGCATCCGCGGCCGGTGAGACGCCGTCCCCGGTCGGGCCGGCCGTGGACGGCCTCGCCGCCTGGTGCCGCGAAGGGGGCCGTTCCTCGGATCCGGCCCGGGGCGACCGGCTGCTCGCCGCGCTGGCCCGATCGCGCGCGGACGCTTCGCACGGGCGCCCCCTCACCTGCACGCTGCTGACCGAATGGCAGCGACTGGTCCTCGGCCTCCCCGAGGTCTCGTTCCGGCAGGGGGACGCCTTCGCCAAGGGCGGCCGCGAACGCTACGCACTGACGCCGCGCACCCAGCGGGACTTCGCAACATGTCTGCGTGACAGCGCCGACCCCGGAGTCCCCCCGGCCTCGCGCGCGGCCAGGGCCTATCTGGACGTGGCGTTCTTCCACCCCTTCCCGGACGGCAACGCCCGCCTCGCCCTGCTCACCCTCGCCTACGTCCTGGAGCTGGAGGGAGTCCGGCTGGATCACGTCGGCCCCTTGCAGACCACGCGTTACGCGGACGACGCCGCCGGGGCTGCGGACCTGGCCGACCTGGTCTCCGTCCTCATCCGCGCGACTCATCGCCGGACCGTCGGGCACCGCCGCTGA